One part of the Oligoflexus sp. genome encodes these proteins:
- a CDS encoding amino acid ABC transporter permease codes for MAWTRFAKKSPLQLVITGVLLALLIYWAWPVFDWLFFKAQFTGTDRSACTGEGACWLFVRARFDQFIFGFYEPSERWRPILVAILWILGFIPVRLARFPARKALIPFLLVVLPVSSWFILRGGFWGLPSVETSRWGGLMLTLLISAIGISLSLPLGILLALGRRSELPLLRWITVAFIELWRGVPLITVLFMASVMLPFFLPPGVEFDKLLRCLVGVVLFTSAYMAEVVRAGLQAVPKGQHEAAAALGFGYWQSMGLVVLPQALRQVIPGIVNTFISLFKDTSLVLIIGMFDLLGMVQAASTDPEWMGYAMEGYVFAGFVFWLFCFSMSRTSLRLEKRLEQAR; via the coding sequence ATGGCATGGACTCGTTTTGCCAAAAAATCGCCATTGCAGCTCGTCATCACGGGCGTGCTGCTGGCTCTTTTGATTTACTGGGCGTGGCCGGTCTTCGATTGGCTTTTTTTCAAGGCTCAATTCACTGGCACTGATCGCAGCGCCTGTACGGGCGAAGGCGCATGCTGGCTCTTCGTCCGCGCGCGCTTCGATCAGTTCATCTTCGGCTTCTATGAACCGAGTGAGCGCTGGCGCCCCATCCTCGTGGCCATACTTTGGATCCTTGGATTTATTCCAGTGCGCTTGGCAAGGTTTCCGGCTCGGAAAGCCTTGATCCCCTTTCTTCTCGTGGTCTTGCCTGTCAGCAGCTGGTTCATCCTTCGCGGTGGATTTTGGGGTTTGCCTTCGGTCGAGACCTCGCGCTGGGGCGGGCTGATGCTCACGCTTTTGATTTCGGCGATCGGCATTTCCCTGTCGCTGCCTTTGGGGATACTTCTGGCTCTGGGACGCCGCTCGGAGCTTCCGCTCTTGCGCTGGATCACAGTGGCCTTCATCGAGCTCTGGCGTGGTGTCCCGCTCATTACCGTTCTTTTCATGGCCTCGGTGATGCTGCCTTTTTTTCTGCCGCCCGGAGTGGAATTCGATAAACTCCTGCGTTGCCTCGTCGGTGTCGTGCTCTTTACCAGCGCGTACATGGCTGAAGTCGTGCGGGCTGGACTGCAGGCTGTTCCGAAAGGTCAGCATGAAGCCGCAGCAGCTTTGGGCTTTGGATACTGGCAAAGCATGGGCCTTGTGGTGCTGCCGCAGGCTTTGCGTCAGGTGATTCCTGGGATCGTGAACACCTTTATCAGTCTGTTCAAGGATACCAGCCTTGTCCTTATCATCGGCATGTTCGATCTTTTGGGTATGGTTCAGGCCGCCAGCACCGATCCCGAATGGATGGGCTATGCGATGGAAGGCTATGTGTTTGCGGGTTTTGTATTTTGGCTCTTCTGCTTTTCGATGTCGCGGACCAGTCTGCGCCTGGAAAAACGTCTGGAGCA